The nucleotide window ATCAGGTTGGAGGTAGCCTCCGAAGTGACGATCCTACCTATGTTGTCCGTCAAGCTGATGAGCAATTGTATTTAGGATTAAAAGCAGGGGATTTTTGTTATGTCCTCAATTCTCGCCAGATGGGTAAGTCATCTTTATTACAACGGACGAGTCGTCGTTTAGAAGATGAAGGGTATTCCTGTGTCTATGTAGATGTGACCCGATTGGGGAGTGAAGAAACCACCCCCTTACAATGGTATAAAGGCATTATCCTCAGTCTGTTTCACGGGTTAAATCTGGCAGAGCGGGTTAATTTTAAACAGTGGTGGACACAACAAGTCGAACTCTCCCCAGTCCAAAGACTTCATCAATTCGTAGAAGAGGTATTATTACCAGAGGTAAACAGTGATCGTATTTTTATCTTTATTGACGAAATTGATAGTTTGTTGAGCTTACATTTTCCGGTTAATGATTTTTTTGCCTGGATTCGTCATTGTTATAATTTACGGGCTAATAATGCCCATTTTGAGCGGTTAGGATTTGCCCTATTTGGGGTAACGACTCCTTCAGATTTGATTGCGGATAAACGTCGAACCCCCTTTAATATCGGTAAAGCGATCGAATTATACGGCTTTCAATTCCATGAAGCCAAACCCCTCCTACAGGGACTAGAAGCGGTGGTCACTCAACCGGAAACCGTACTCCGAAAAATCCTTGACTGGACAGGAGGACAGCCTTTTCTGACCCAAAAACTGTGTAATTTAGTTTTCCAAAGTGCCCTAGATGCGACAACGGGGAAGCTCAATTTACCCCCAGGAGCGGAAGAATTTTGGATCGAGCAAATTGTATTATCTCAAATTGTTGACCACTGGGAATCCCAAGATGAACCCGAACATTTACGGACTATCCGCGATCGCTTATTATTTGATGAGCAAAAAGCGGGACGGTTATTAGGATTATATCAACGCATATTAGAAGCAGAAACCGAGCCGGGGGTTGAAACCGATGATAGTCAAGAACAAACAGACTTGTTACTCTCTGGTTTAGTCGAGAAACACAAAGGCTATTTAAGAATTAAAAATCCTATTTATCGTCAGGTTTTTAAGGCCGAATGGGTGAGAAAACAGTTAGATAATTTACGTCCTTATTCTCAAACCTTTAATGCTTGGGTTGCCTCCAATTATCAAGATAAATCCCGTTTATTGCGAGGACAAGCCCTATTAGATGCTCAAAAATGGGCACAGGGCAAAAGTTTAAGCGATTTAGATTATCAGTTTTTAGCCGCGAGTCAGGAAGAAGAACAGCAAGAGATACAAACCGCCTTAGAAGCCGCGCGAACTCAAGAGGTAGAAGCAAGACTCATTCAAGAGAAAAAAACCGCTAAACTGCAAAGATTTTTCTTAATTGCGGTGGGAATTGGCTTAATTATCTCCCTCGGATTAGGGTTAGGGATGTTTATTTTGTATCGTCAAGCGGTGCAAAGCGAGGCCGAAGCCAGAATCAGCGAAATTAAAGCTTTAATCTCTTCTTCTGAGGGGTTATTTACCTCAAATCGGCGCTTAGATGCCCTCCTAGAAGCCATTAAAGCCGAGAAAAAATTACAAAACTTGTTCACGAGCAACCCAACCCTTAAAAGTCAAGTGACTCAAGCTTTGCGGCAAGCGGTCTATGGAGCGGATGAATATAACCGTTTTGCAGGACATCAAGCGGCGGTTCTCGCCGTAGCGGTGAGTCCGGATAGTTCCCTAATTGCCTCTGCCAGTGTGGATAAAACCGTTAGATTGTGGCGCAATGATGGGACACCCGTCGCTACTCTCACCGGTCATCCGGGCATTGTTAGGGCGGTAGAATTTAGTCCTGATGGTCAATTGCTCGTTTCAGGGGGAGACAACGGAATCCTAAAATTCTGGAAGTTAGACCAAAAAAAGGGAACTTATCAACTGTATAAAAATTTAACGGCTCATCAGGGAGGCATTTGGGGAGTTGCCTTTAGTCCCGATGGTCAAACTTTGGCCACTGCGAGTATGGATAGAGTGGTCAAACTCTGGAAACGGGACGGTACATTGATAAAAACCTTTAATGATAACCCTGGAGGATTTTGGCGCGTGGCGTTTAGTCCGGATGGGCAACTGGTGGCCGGTGCTAGCGTCGACAAAACGATTAAAATCTGGAAACGGGACAAGACCGGTTGGCAAGAGGCCGAACTGGTTCAAACCCTCGAAGGTCATACGGGATGGATTGCCGGCCTAGCTTTCAGTCTTGACGGTAAGATTCTCGCCTCTTCGAGTGAAGATACTACCGTCAAACTCTGGAAGCAAAACCAGACAGACGGGACATATACCCTCGATAAAACTCTCAACGCTCATGAAGCCGGGGTTTGGGGTATTGCCTTTAGTCCGGATGGTCAGACGTTAGCCTCCGCGAGTCTGGATAAAACGATTAAAGTATGGCGCATTGATGGGACACAACTAAGAAGCCTTAGAGGACATTTAACATCGGTTTGGGGGGTCAAGTTTAGTCCTGACGGTCGTTTTATTGTGTCGGCGGGAGCAGAAAATCTGGTCAGATTGTGGCAAAGAGAAAATCCTTTTTACAAGACTGTTGTGGGTCATCAATCGGGAATTTGGTCAGTGGCCATCAGTGCTGACAGTTCGATGATTGCTACCGTCAGTCACGAAAACACCAATAAACTTTGGAGTCGTTCCGGGCAATTACTCAGAACTTTTCCTAATACTCAAATTTCTATATCCGGGACTTCTTTTAGTCAAAATAATTTAATCGCCTTTGCTCAACAAGGGAATACAGTAAACCTTTGGAAGCCGGACGGAACTTTAGTAGACACTTATCAACATTCTGACGGCACTCATTTAGGTGTGACTTTAAGTCCTGATGGTCAAACCCTCGCTATGGGGAATATTGATAGACGGGTTAAGCTTTGGCCGCGTCATCTCCCCCAACCGAAAAGCCTTAAAGGACATCAAGCAGAAGTTTGGAATGTGGCGTTTAGTCCGGATAGTCGGCTGTTAGCTTCCGCCAGTAGTGACAGTACCGCTAAATTATGGAATCTTGAGGGTAAATTACTGAAAACCTTTACGGGTCATTCCTCTGCGGTGTGGAAAGTCAATTTTAGTCATGATGGTAAAATGATCGCCACCGGAAGCGGAGACAATACGGTGAAACTGTGGAGTCTTGAGGGTACGGTGTTAAGAACCTTTAAAGGTCATCGGGCGGCGGTGTGGGGTGTGGCCTTTACTCCCGACGATCAAATCTTAGCTTCTGGGAGTGTCGATACAACGATTAAACTCTGGAAACTCGACGGAACAGAATTAATGACCCTTACCGGTCATACTGCGGCTATTCGAGAACTCGCTATCAGTCCTGACGGGACTTTTTTAGCCTCTGTGGGTGATGATAATCTTCTTATTCTCTGGAATTTACAGCGTATTTTGACTACAGATATCCTCAATTATGGGTGTGAGTTGATCGAGGATTATTTGAAGACTAATCTTAATTTAGAACAAAGCGATCGCTCTGTTTGCTCTAAGTAGGGTGGGCACTGCCCACCTTTTTATATGAAATCCGTTTGAATCCTATACTTAAGAGTGAGGGGAGCAGGGGGAGCAGAGGGAGTAGGGGAGTAGGGGGAGCAAGAGGGGAGCAGTCATAATTTTAATGATGGCTAATTAGGCGGATTTCATATTAGTTAACAGTTAACAGTTAATAGTTAATAGTCTCTGAGTATCTGGACTTTTATTAAAGTTAACTGTGTGATGAGGCAACAGGCACTATTGCAACAGGGAAGATACTCCCCCCTCTCCCCACACTCCCCCCTCTTCCCACCCTCCCCACCCTCCCCCCTCTCCGATTAGTCTTAAGTGTCCTAACTGTCTTAACTGTCTTAAGTGTCTCCTTAACTGTCTTCTTAAGTGTCCTAACTGGGATTGAGTTTTTTTAGGAAAGGAGAGATTATGTTTAAGAAGAAATAAAGCTCTTGCTTTGACATAGATTCAGTAAGCAAGTCCCATAAGGCTTACTGTTACTTCAAAATTGACAGTAAGCTTTGTGTTTCTAACCGAGATAAAGTGACCAAATTAACTCGATTTGGCGCGATTCCTCATGGCTTCAAAAAGCTGACCCAAAACCAGTTTAATGAAAGTTATCAAAACACTTCATTAATCCCTATTAATTGCATCTCCCTTAATCGGCAATTGCCTAAATTTAAATCTCTTATCTTACTCCAAACCCTCAAAACAAAATTGTCAAAATCTACTTATTTAAAGGAGTTAAAACCTATGGCAACTCAAACAACTATTACCGATTTAACTGTTAATAGCACTACCCATTGTTATCAACTAACAAAAGATCAAATGGAAGGCATCCAAAACAAGGGTGCAACAACAGCATTAGACAAAGGAATTTATGTGATTCGCATCAAAGACGGGGCTTTTGATTATGTAAAAGATGCTAACGAGGTAGAGAGTGAACCCTTAGTTATGCTTTGGATTTATGGCGGTAAATTTAAGAATTTAAAAACCCATAAACAAGTTTCTGCGGGTTGGTCAACTTTAAATGGTTATGACGATACTGTCACCTTAGCGGTATCCGATCCCTGTAAACTCTGTGCTTTTTTCTTCGATACTGAAATTAAAGATAATGCCGGAGATGTGATCGTTTCAGTGGTTAAAGTTGATGAATATCGGGAGTTTAACTAATATTAAAGTCAGTCTCATCAATCGTCCTAACTAGGATTAAGTTTTCTAAGTCAACCAGAGATTACATCTCATAGATCTTATTTTCTTATCAGAGGCAAAGTGACTAAGTTAGATTGACTTGGCGCAATGCCTCATGGCTTCAAAAAACAACTCAACAAAAAAACACTATGGACTTAATTAACTTTATTGAAACCAAATTGAACCAATACGCTCAAAAAATTGTTAGCAGTGGTGACAAATCTGATGAGCTTGCCTTTGGGCAAATCAGCGTTTATTTATCTCTGCGTCGAGTGTTAAAAGGTCAAGGGACAATGCAAGACTTAGGCATGATCGATGCTATCAACGATACTTTGCAAGAATTAGGCATCATAGAAACCGGAAAAACTTTCTACAAATAGGAGCAATGAAAGTGATAACAACTCTCTATTAAACTCTATTAACATCCGCTTATATTTTCTAAGTAAATAAGCACATTGAAGATATAGCAGGAGGCAGGAGGCAGGAGGATAAAAGTTTACTCCCATTGGGTTTGTAGATGGGTGCGATATCTTAATAAATATAAAGTTAAGCTCTCGCTTTCACTCAGTCAATAAACATACTTTTAAGAATTTGTTAAAATTAGCGACCTGCTGACCCTTTTTTGCTACTCTCAAAAACATCTGTAAGGAAAGGTTTTATGCAACTATCACCCCAAGAAAAAGATAAACTCCTCATTTTTACTGCTGCTTTAGTTGCAGAGAGACGTAGAGCAAGAGGATTAAAACTGAATTATCCCGAAGCAGTCGCTTATATCTCTGCCGCTATTCTAGAAGGCGCAAGAGAAGGTAGAAGCGTAGAAGAATTGATGAGTTATGGGACAACTCTTTTAGGAAAAGATGATGTCATGGAAGGCGTACCCGAAATGATTCACGAGGTACAAATAGAAGCCACTTTTCCCGACGGAACAAAATTAGTTACTGTTCATAACCCTATCCGTCTCTCAGTTGTTCCCTTAGTGGGTAGTTCACAAGTTTAACCCTGAAATAAGGACTATAAATAATGATACCCGGCGAAATTATTACCTTACCTGAAGATCAAGAGATTATCCTGAATGCAGGACGACCAACCCTAGATATTATGGTATCAAATAAAGGCGATCGTCCGATCCAAGTGGGGTCACATTACCACTTTTTAGAGGTTAACGAGGATTTAGAATTTTATGAAATTGATTCGGAAAGTAAAAATTTTATCTTTATCGATCGCTCAAATTTACACAATAAAACAAGAGGAATGCGGTTAAATATTCCGGCGGGAACAGCCGTCAGATTTGAACCCGGAGATATCAAAAAAGTTCAATTAGTTCCCTTGGCAGGAACGCGAGAAATTTACGGATTTAACGGAAAAATTAACGGACAATTAGACTCATCAGTAGAACAGTAATAAATTATGTCAAAATCAGTAGCCAGATTAGGAATTGGGGGGCCTGTCGGAAGCGGAAAAACGGCATTATTAGAATCTATTGTCCCCCGATTAATCAAAAAAGGGATTGAGGTTGCAGTCGTTACTAATGACTTACTGACAACTGAAGATGCTGATCGTCTTAAACGGGGAGGATTTTTAGCTTCTGAGCGGATTATTGGGGTAGAAACCGGCAGTTGTCCCCATACTGCTATTCGGGAAGATCCAACGATGAATTTATTAGCAGTTAAAGATTTAGAGATGCTTTATCCCCAACTAGATATTATTTTTATTGAAAGTGGGGGAGACAATTTAGCGTCTACTTTTAGTTATGATCTCATCGATTCTTATATTTTTGTCCTCGATGTAGGGGCAGGAGATGATATTCCTCGTAAAAAAGGCCCTGGTTTTCTCCAAGCGGATCTTGTCGTGATTAATAAAATAGATATCGCGCCTTATGTGGGGGCTGATTTAGATTTAATCCGTCAAGAAGCACCCTTACACCGTCGCGGAAAACCCATTGCTTATACGAATTGTAAGACGGGAGAAGGATTAGATGAGGTGATTGATTTTATTTTTAAAACGGTTTTATTTCGTCATTCTTCTGTCAGCTAAACTTAAACTTGTCTGTTGTTTATTAGTTTATTTATTAATTTACCTTGAAAACTTTTAACCCAAGAAAAAATTTAGAGCTAAAACTAGAATGCGATCGCCATAATCAGACGATTGTGAGTCATCAGTACACCGCCTATCCTCTGGGAATTTCTCGACTCTTTCGTCGGGATGGAAATCATTCACATCGGGGATATCTTTATATTACCAGTATGTCACCGGGTTTACTGGCTAATGATCATTTAACTCTATCGTTAAATCTTACTGCTAATACTCAACTTTTCCTCACCGATCAATCAGCGACTAAAGTTCATCCGATGCCTATTTCTGGTTCAAAAGCGTCTAATGATTATGACATTGAAATCGGAGAAAGAGCATTTTTAGAATTTATTCCTCACCCCATTATTCTGTTTAAACAAGCTAGTTTTGAGCAAAAAATAAAAATTAAATGCCATCCCAAAGGACAAGTTTTTTGGAGTGAAATAATTATCCCAGGCAGATTGACAAGAGGGGAGTTTTATGATTTTAATTATTATTTTAATCGCTTAGAAGTCACCGGATTAGAAGGAGAATTATGGTTTACTGAGGCGATGCGTTTAGAGGGAAAAGACAACCCTTTTAAAACCGATCATCTTTTTGCCAGTTGTCCAATTTTAGGAAATATAATTATTATTTTCCCCCCCCAAAATCTTCAACTCCTGAAAGAAAAATTAGAGAAATTTGAACCGGTTAACGGTTGGGATCTAAAAATAGGGACTTCTATTTTACCTCAACATAAAGGATTATTAGTAAGAGCGATCGCTAATAACACAGAAGAGTTTAAAACTTATCTAAAATACGCTGTAAATTGTGTGCGTTATTTAAATCATCATCCTATGTTATCTGATAAAATATTATGATTGAACTCGCAGAAACTTACCTCGGCAACATTACAGACAATAATAGCCTATCAGAGCAGATCAAAAAAGCCCTTTCACAAGAACAGTGTTTAGAAGTTTATTTGAGTCAACCTGATAGTGGAAAAGGTCGTATTTTTACTCATTCTAATTGTGGGAATGAGATTGGAATTATTAAAAGTCGAGACTGGGTATTACGGGAAGGAGATGTCTTTCAAACTGAACAAAATAAATTCTTATTAATTCATTTACAACAAAAAAAAATTATGGTAATCAGTTTTACTGAACCCGTCAGCGATCGCCCTATAAATTTAGTTCATTTGGGTCATGTTTTAGGAAATCATCACTGGCCTATAATTATACAGGGTGATAAACTCTATGTTCAACTGGCAGCAGATGAAGACGTGATAGAAGAAACTATTTTAAACTTTAAAATTCCGGGTTTAAGGATTAGCTATGAATGGCGTTCTCCTTGGGATCAATTAACCTTTTCTGAACAGGAACATCATCATCATTAACCCCATGAATCACTCTTTATTAGCCCCAAAACTGGCTTTAATGCAATTATCCGATTCTTTTTTTCCCTCTGGTTCTTTTACCCTTTCTCATGGATTAGAAGCTTTAGCGCAAGGGGAGCAAATCCATTCAATTAAAGACTTAGAAATTTTTTTACAAATATTACTCCATAATAAACTAGGAACAACCGATCTGGTTGCCTTAATTCACGCTTATCGAGGGAGCAAAAGAGAAGATTTAGACGCAGTGCGGGAAGCGGATCATCAATTATTTGCTCAAACCTTAATCGAAAAAAACCGAGAAATGGGACGAAAAAGCGGACGAGCATTACTCATGGTAGCGAGAGAAACTTGGCAAGACACCCAATTAGAAACCTTAGAAAAAGAAACAGCCAAAGGAACAATTAACGGGTTACATCCTATTATTTTTGCCGTTGTTGGGAGAGTAGCCGGATTGAGCGAAACAGATACCGGATTAGCCTTTTTACATAGCTTTATTACCGGATTATTAGGCGCTGCCATTCGGTTAAATATAATCGGACATCTACAAGCCCAAAAAATACTCCTAAAACTCGCCCCAGATTTAGAAACAACCTATCAAAAAGCAACCGAAATAAACCTAAACGAAATGTTCTCCTGTACTCCCCTAATCGACATCGCACAAATGAATCATCAAAACCTAGATTATAGATTGTTTGCTAATTGAAAAAAAGTGTTAAGGTGGGCAATGCCCACCCTACAGTTTAACTAAAAAACCAACCAAAAACATCATCCCCATTCATCCGCGTTCATCCGCGTTCATCTGCGGACAAAAATAAAAAACCCCAAAACAAGAGGACAAAAAACCGTGAACTATCCCATCAATCGACAAGACTATGCCGCCATGTTTGGCCCCACAGTAGGGGATAAAATCCGCCTTGCAGACACCGAACTATTAATCGAAGTCGAAAAAGATTTCACCACCTACGGAGAAGAAGTTAAATTTGGTGGGGGTAAAGTCATCCGAGACGGGATGGGACAATCACCCATTATTAATGGAGATGATGATAACACAGCCGTAGACACCGTAATCACCAACGCATTAATCCTCGATTGGTGGGGTATAGTCAAAGCCGATATAGGCATTAAACAGGGAAAAATCTTCAAAATTGGCAAAGCCGGCAACCCTTACACCCAAGATAACATCGATATTATCATCGGGCCAGGAACAGAAGTCATCGCCGGAGAAGGAAGAATTGTCACCGCCGGAGCGATCGACACACACATTCATTTTATCTGTCCTCAACAAATCGAAACCGCCCTCGCTGCCGGCATTACCACCATGATCGGAGGTGGAACAGGCCCAGCAGCCGGAACAACCGCCACCACTTGCACTCCCGGCCCTTGGCACATTCATCGGATGTTACAATCTGCGGATGCGTTTCCCATTAATCTAGGGTTTTTTGGCAAAGGAAATACCAGTAAACCAGAAGCATTAGAGCAACAAATCAAAGCCGGTGCGTTAGGATTAAAACTTCATGAAGACTGGGGTTCAACTCCTGCGGCGATCGATACCTGTTTAACCGTTGCCGATCTGTATGATATACAAGTAGCCATTCATACCGATACCTTAAATGAGGGGGGATTTGTCGAAAATACGATCGCAGCCTTTAAAAATCGGGTGATTCATACCTTTCATACAGAAGGAGCAGGGGGAGGTCATGCGCCGGATATCCTCAAAGTCTGTCAATATGACTATGTTTTACCGGCTTCTACTAATCCCACTCGACCCTACACGATCAATACTGTAGCAGAACATAAGGATATGTTGATGGTCTGTCATCACCTCGATCCCAACATACCCGAAGATGTTCAATTTGCCGATTCCAGAATTCGTCCTGAAACCATCGCGGCGGAGGATATTTTGCATGATTTAGGGGCAATTAGTATTATGTCTTCCGATTCCCAAGCGATGGGAAGAATAGGAGAAGTGATCCTTCGGACTTGGCAAACTGCCCATAAAATGAAACTGCAACGAGGGTGGTTAGCCCCTAATATTGATCCTGAAACTCATTATGATCAATCCGAACAAGACAGCGATCGGGGGAATGATAATTATCGGGCTAAACGTTATATTGCTAAATATACGATTAATCCGGCGATCGCTCATGGAATTTCTCAATATGTCGGCTCAATTGAAGAAGGGAAATTAGCGGATTTATGTTTGTGGAAACCGGCCTTTTTTGGAGTAAAACCCGAATTAGTGATCAAAGGAGGGATGATTGTTTGGGCGCAAATGGGCGATCCTAATGCCAGTATTTCTACCCCTGAACCGGTGTATATGCGTCCGATGTTTGGCGCGTTTGGGGGGGCAATAGGAGCAACGTCGATGACCTTTGTCTCTCAAGCGGCGATAGAATTAGAGATCCCTAAACAGCTTGGATTAACTTCTTTAGTTGCCCCGGTTACTCATACTCGTGATATTAGTAAAGCTCATCTTAAACATAATTACACTACCCCAGAGATGAGAATTGATCCCGAAACTTATGAAGTTTGGGCAGATGGAGAGTTGTTAACTTGTGAACCGGTGTCTGTGTTACCGATGGCACAGCGTTATTTTTTGTTTTAAAGATGATTTAAGTATATTAATTTTGTCCTAAAATTAGCTGTTTCAGTTCATCAGGACAAAAATGCCTACATTGTATGTATTATTACTAGATGTAGGCAATGTGCCATCCGAAAAATTACACAATCTTTTACATAAAAATAACACTGTATACAATTTATCTATGTTATTCTATGGACTGAATAATTAATGAATTCAGTAAAATTATGCAACAATCATTAGTAATTAGCACTATCGTCGGTTTAGCGACGATTTTTAGCATACCAATG belongs to Gloeothece citriformis PCC 7424 and includes:
- a CDS encoding AAA-like domain-containing protein — its product is MRYQVGGSLRSDDPTYVVRQADEQLYLGLKAGDFCYVLNSRQMGKSSLLQRTSRRLEDEGYSCVYVDVTRLGSEETTPLQWYKGIILSLFHGLNLAERVNFKQWWTQQVELSPVQRLHQFVEEVLLPEVNSDRIFIFIDEIDSLLSLHFPVNDFFAWIRHCYNLRANNAHFERLGFALFGVTTPSDLIADKRRTPFNIGKAIELYGFQFHEAKPLLQGLEAVVTQPETVLRKILDWTGGQPFLTQKLCNLVFQSALDATTGKLNLPPGAEEFWIEQIVLSQIVDHWESQDEPEHLRTIRDRLLFDEQKAGRLLGLYQRILEAETEPGVETDDSQEQTDLLLSGLVEKHKGYLRIKNPIYRQVFKAEWVRKQLDNLRPYSQTFNAWVASNYQDKSRLLRGQALLDAQKWAQGKSLSDLDYQFLAASQEEEQQEIQTALEAARTQEVEARLIQEKKTAKLQRFFLIAVGIGLIISLGLGLGMFILYRQAVQSEAEARISEIKALISSSEGLFTSNRRLDALLEAIKAEKKLQNLFTSNPTLKSQVTQALRQAVYGADEYNRFAGHQAAVLAVAVSPDSSLIASASVDKTVRLWRNDGTPVATLTGHPGIVRAVEFSPDGQLLVSGGDNGILKFWKLDQKKGTYQLYKNLTAHQGGIWGVAFSPDGQTLATASMDRVVKLWKRDGTLIKTFNDNPGGFWRVAFSPDGQLVAGASVDKTIKIWKRDKTGWQEAELVQTLEGHTGWIAGLAFSLDGKILASSSEDTTVKLWKQNQTDGTYTLDKTLNAHEAGVWGIAFSPDGQTLASASLDKTIKVWRIDGTQLRSLRGHLTSVWGVKFSPDGRFIVSAGAENLVRLWQRENPFYKTVVGHQSGIWSVAISADSSMIATVSHENTNKLWSRSGQLLRTFPNTQISISGTSFSQNNLIAFAQQGNTVNLWKPDGTLVDTYQHSDGTHLGVTLSPDGQTLAMGNIDRRVKLWPRHLPQPKSLKGHQAEVWNVAFSPDSRLLASASSDSTAKLWNLEGKLLKTFTGHSSAVWKVNFSHDGKMIATGSGDNTVKLWSLEGTVLRTFKGHRAAVWGVAFTPDDQILASGSVDTTIKLWKLDGTELMTLTGHTAAIRELAISPDGTFLASVGDDNLLILWNLQRILTTDILNYGCELIEDYLKTNLNLEQSDRSVCSK
- the ureA gene encoding urease subunit gamma; the protein is MQLSPQEKDKLLIFTAALVAERRRARGLKLNYPEAVAYISAAILEGAREGRSVEELMSYGTTLLGKDDVMEGVPEMIHEVQIEATFPDGTKLVTVHNPIRLSVVPLVGSSQV
- a CDS encoding urease subunit beta, translating into MIPGEIITLPEDQEIILNAGRPTLDIMVSNKGDRPIQVGSHYHFLEVNEDLEFYEIDSESKNFIFIDRSNLHNKTRGMRLNIPAGTAVRFEPGDIKKVQLVPLAGTREIYGFNGKINGQLDSSVEQ
- the ureG gene encoding urease accessory protein UreG; amino-acid sequence: MSKSVARLGIGGPVGSGKTALLESIVPRLIKKGIEVAVVTNDLLTTEDADRLKRGGFLASERIIGVETGSCPHTAIREDPTMNLLAVKDLEMLYPQLDIIFIESGGDNLASTFSYDLIDSYIFVLDVGAGDDIPRKKGPGFLQADLVVINKIDIAPYVGADLDLIRQEAPLHRRGKPIAYTNCKTGEGLDEVIDFIFKTVLFRHSSVS
- a CDS encoding urease accessory protein UreD, encoding MKTFNPRKNLELKLECDRHNQTIVSHQYTAYPLGISRLFRRDGNHSHRGYLYITSMSPGLLANDHLTLSLNLTANTQLFLTDQSATKVHPMPISGSKASNDYDIEIGERAFLEFIPHPIILFKQASFEQKIKIKCHPKGQVFWSEIIIPGRLTRGEFYDFNYYFNRLEVTGLEGELWFTEAMRLEGKDNPFKTDHLFASCPILGNIIIIFPPQNLQLLKEKLEKFEPVNGWDLKIGTSILPQHKGLLVRAIANNTEEFKTYLKYAVNCVRYLNHHPMLSDKIL
- a CDS encoding urease accessory protein UreF — translated: MNHSLLAPKLALMQLSDSFFPSGSFTLSHGLEALAQGEQIHSIKDLEIFLQILLHNKLGTTDLVALIHAYRGSKREDLDAVREADHQLFAQTLIEKNREMGRKSGRALLMVARETWQDTQLETLEKETAKGTINGLHPIIFAVVGRVAGLSETDTGLAFLHSFITGLLGAAIRLNIIGHLQAQKILLKLAPDLETTYQKATEINLNEMFSCTPLIDIAQMNHQNLDYRLFAN
- the ureC gene encoding urease subunit alpha → MNYPINRQDYAAMFGPTVGDKIRLADTELLIEVEKDFTTYGEEVKFGGGKVIRDGMGQSPIINGDDDNTAVDTVITNALILDWWGIVKADIGIKQGKIFKIGKAGNPYTQDNIDIIIGPGTEVIAGEGRIVTAGAIDTHIHFICPQQIETALAAGITTMIGGGTGPAAGTTATTCTPGPWHIHRMLQSADAFPINLGFFGKGNTSKPEALEQQIKAGALGLKLHEDWGSTPAAIDTCLTVADLYDIQVAIHTDTLNEGGFVENTIAAFKNRVIHTFHTEGAGGGHAPDILKVCQYDYVLPASTNPTRPYTINTVAEHKDMLMVCHHLDPNIPEDVQFADSRIRPETIAAEDILHDLGAISIMSSDSQAMGRIGEVILRTWQTAHKMKLQRGWLAPNIDPETHYDQSEQDSDRGNDNYRAKRYIAKYTINPAIAHGISQYVGSIEEGKLADLCLWKPAFFGVKPELVIKGGMIVWAQMGDPNASISTPEPVYMRPMFGAFGGAIGATSMTFVSQAAIELEIPKQLGLTSLVAPVTHTRDISKAHLKHNYTTPEMRIDPETYEVWADGELLTCEPVSVLPMAQRYFLF